In Clostridium ljungdahlii DSM 13528, the genomic window TGTTCCCCTTATAAGCTTTACCCCTCTATGTTCAAACATATATTCTATGCCTTTTACAAGTTGATCTACTACTTTATCTTTTCTCTTCATAATTGCATCAAAATCAGGTTTTGCTTCACCTTCAACATTAATTCCAAATTTTGATGCTCCTTTTATTACGCTTAAAACATCTGTGGAAGCAAGTAATGCTTTTGTAGGTATACATCCTACATTTAAGCAAGTTCCTCCTACAGCTTTCTTCTCAACTACAGTAACATCTGCTCCTAAAATTGCAGCTTGCAGTGCAGCTACATATCCTCCTGGTCCTCCACCAATTACAACTAATTTCATTCCTAATCGCCCCTTATTTTTTAATCCTATATATTTTTATAATCCTGCTTCATCCAATATTAATGGCACATTTTCTTCCGCACCAATTGCCATTATATGAACTCCATCGCAAAGTCCTGATTCTTTTACGGCCTTTATAAATTCTCCTGCTATCTTTATGCCTTCTTGAACTTTATCCTCAGCATTCTTCATTCTATCTATAAGTTCATCAGGTACGAATATACCAGGTACGTTTTTATTCATGTATTTAGCCATACCAGCTGACTTTAAAGGTATTATGCCTACCATAACTTTAGCATCTACACCTTGAGCTTTAGTCTCTTCTTTGAATTTCTTTAAAGTTTCCATATCATAAACAGCTTGAGTTTGAAAGAATTTAGCTCCAGCTTTAATTTTCTTTTTCATCTTTATAACTTGAAGCTCTAACGGATCATATCTAGGTGTAACACAGGCCCCTAAAAAGAAATCTGGTTTCCCTTTTAAATCAGTTCCACCCATGTCTTTTCCACCATTTAAAATACTTGCCACCTGTAATATCCCAACACTATCTAGATCATAAACTGGCTTTGCACCAGGGTGATCTCCTGTAGCAGTATAATCTCCAGTAAGAGCTAAAACATTTTCAATTTCAAAAACACCTGCAGATAACAATTCTCCTTGAATTGCTATTCTGTTTCTATCTCTTCCTGTTATTTGAAATACAGGTTCTAATCCTGCATCTTTTAATACTTTACAAGTAGCTAAAGATGTAGCTTTTAATGTAGCAGACTGAAAATCCGTTACATTAACTCCCTGAACTCTTCCTTTTATCTTTTTGGCACATTCAATTAAATGAGAAAGATCCGTTCCCTTTGGAGGTGCCATTTCAGCTGTAATTGCAAACTCTCCCTTTTCAAAAGCTTCCTTCAATAAGCTCATTTTTTAATCCCCCTTCTGATTATTACTTAGCATTTAAATTTATTTTTCTAGGATGAGCACTTATTTGATAATCTCTTGGCTTTCTTAATTCTGTCAAATTATCGAGCTGTCCTAGTTCTTTTAATTTATTGTATATTAATATCCAAGCACAATCATTTTCAGGATCAACTTCACATTTACCATCTCTTGCACCACCACAAGGTCCATTCAAAAGTCCCTTTGCACACATTGTAATTGGACATATTCCCCCTGTCCATCCAAGCTGGCAATTTCCACAAGCTTTACAAGCTTCTGCATATTGTCCAACTCTTTCTACTTCACCTATAAACATAGTGTTATTACCTGGATAAACGGGAATCTTTACTAACTTGGCCACAGTTTGAGTTCCATCACCACAAGCTAGGGATACTACTGCATCTGCTTCTTTCAATTCAGCTTTTAAGGACTTTAAATCTTTTCTTGTTTTTAAAAGATTGCAGGAAGGATCAAGTATTTTGTATCCTAAAACTTTTTTGCCTTGTTCTTCTAACTTGGCTTTCATTGCTAATACTTCTTCTTCTCCGCCTACTTTACAAGTAGTTGCGCATAAAGAACATCCTGTGATTATTACTTTTTCACTGTCTTTAAGGTAGTCCAATAATTCATCAAAAGATTTTTTTTCTGAAATAATCATATTTATTCCTCCATTTATTTCACAGGTTTATAGGTTATTTTGTAATTTACATGCTTTTACAATATGCTGTGCAAGTATAGATGACGTAACTGAACCTACTCCTCCAGGAACTGGCGTTATCATTGAAGCTTTTGCTTCACAGTCTTCTGTATCTACATCTCCACATAACTTTCCACTTTCATCTACATTTATGCCTACATCTATAACTACGGCACCATCTTTTACATATTTTGAATCTATCATTTTAGCTTTTCCTATGCCTACTACCAGTATGTCTGCCTGGGAACAAACCTTTGGCATATCAGTAGTTTTTGAATGGCATACGGTAACTGTAGCATTTTCATTTAAAAGCAGCATGCACGCTGGTTT contains:
- a CDS encoding methylenetetrahydrofolate reductase C-terminal domain-containing protein, with amino-acid sequence MIISEKKSFDELLDYLKDSEKVIITGCSLCATTCKVGGEEEVLAMKAKLEEQGKKVLGYKILDPSCNLLKTRKDLKSLKAELKEADAVVSLACGDGTQTVAKLVKIPVYPGNNTMFIGEVERVGQYAEACKACGNCQLGWTGGICPITMCAKGLLNGPCGGARDGKCEVDPENDCAWILIYNKLKELGQLDNLTELRKPRDYQISAHPRKINLNAK
- a CDS encoding methylenetetrahydrofolate reductase, with the protein product MSLLKEAFEKGEFAITAEMAPPKGTDLSHLIECAKKIKGRVQGVNVTDFQSATLKATSLATCKVLKDAGLEPVFQITGRDRNRIAIQGELLSAGVFEIENVLALTGDYTATGDHPGAKPVYDLDSVGILQVASILNGGKDMGGTDLKGKPDFFLGACVTPRYDPLELQVIKMKKKIKAGAKFFQTQAVYDMETLKKFKEETKAQGVDAKVMVGIIPLKSAGMAKYMNKNVPGIFVPDELIDRMKNAEDKVQEGIKIAGEFIKAVKESGLCDGVHIMAIGAEENVPLILDEAGL